TGTGGTAACTGAATGccaaaggagaaacagaaaagCATGAAAGGacaaacaaaagcaaaccaACCAAGCTTCTAGATGAACAAACAGGAAGCATGTCATCAAAATATAAAGAAATAAAATACAATGCAAAGAATGAGCTGGGTCAAAAATGAGACGAGTTAACCCTGATGGAATTatacattgtaaaaaaaatttttttttattaaaatgcGCAAATGTCGCACGCCTGCCATTGAAGAAAGTTTAGATGTtgttgaaatatatatatattatcaaGAGTGCTGTTAAAAAAAACTGAAGTGAACGCACGTTAGACTTTAGAATAACAGATTTTAGCTTGGGCAAAAATAATTTCGACCTCTGTAACCCGAAAATAGGTTTGACGTTGGCCATGCCTATTGCAATACTTCTGCTTTTGTTTCTGCGTTGTTTTGATGGACTATTCTCGCTGACTGGTCTGAAAGTCTGCCgcccgtgtgtctgtctgtgcgtctgccAGTCAGACTCAGTGTTTGCCTGCCTGTTTTCCTGCATGCCGGTCTGTCTGCCCTACTCTgctaacgtgtgtgtgtgtgtgtgtgtgtgtgtgtgtgtgtgtgtgtgtgtgtgtgtgtgtgtgtgtgtgtgtgtgtgtgtgtgtgtgtgtgtgtgtgtgtgtgtgtgtgtgtgtgtgtgtgtgtgtgtgtgtgtgtgtgtgtgtgtgtgtgtgtgtgtgtgtgtgtgtgtgtgtgtgtgtgtgtgtgtgtgtgtgtgtgtgtgtgtgtgtgtctctctctctctctctctctctctctcttgtttgtgtctgtatttgttttttgtttgttttttgttttgttttgttattttaacatttataaaacgtattatcattagataaGTCCCTCTcaagggcgagggctggatgtaaaaaagcaactGTTTGCTTGTgacattaccctcgttaaaaaagaatttgtcttgtcttgtcttgtcttgtcttgtcttgtcttgtcttgtcttgtcttgtctttctctctctctctccctctctctctctctctctctctctctctctctctctctctatctctatctctctctctctctctctctgtcctctctctctctctctctctctctctctctctctctctctctctctcccccctcctctttctCACAACGGGCCCTTACCTGTTCAATTGCCCTAACATAACTGGAACATTGTGTTGCTTGGTTTTGCGAATCAGACTAGCATTGTCGTTGGAACAGGATTACCGCGAGTGTGCCTTTGTATTTATCTTAAAATGCCGAACAGTGTCTTGCAAACATTTGTCGTTCAGATGCACACATGACCTTGACATCATGGTTAGCATGGTGGTCGTGGAACTTGGTATTAACTACGTAATTAACATGGCAATTCGTATACCTGTATCCGTACCTTTTAAATATAATCGAAAAAAATGTGCAAAGCAAAAGCAGCAACAAACTTAAAATACACAGGAATAAACACGCGGAGTGCAgcttaaaaaaaatggaaaTGTGCCATTATCGATAGAATGGTGTCTTCATTGCttgcatgtttgtttttgttttgtcactaaTAATTATGTTGAGGAGTTAAGATGTGATAAAGTGATATTATCGTAGTACATATCcccaatcaatcattcaatcaatcaatcattcaatcaatcaatcaatcaatcaatcaatcaaccaaccaaccaatcaatcaatcaatcaatcaatcaatcactggAAGATGGAAACGCCGAGGAAGAAGTTTGGAAAACGTAGTGCTGAGCAATCGGGAaacataaaaacacatttcgATGCATATATATACCGGGTGGgagggggcggggaggggggggggagacacaTACAGATGATACGTGTAATAACCATGAAGAGCCATGTGAACACAAGCACTGACCACCAAAACAAGTAACTGAATAGAACGTCCAAAAGAAAACTGCTTTTAGGTTGACATGTAGTCAGTGTAGTATCGTTGCCTGTATTCTTGCTCGCTAGATTTTCATGGTTCGGTCGATTAAAAGAATGGAAAGGTGATCCAagtatttaatttttgtctaCAATAATTTCTTTCTCTCACGAAAATGCTATCAGTAGTGCATTTGTGTCAACCGGTAATTGCAATGCCCGCTGCATGAATGGGCGGGAGAACAAAGACTCATGTACAACTGCCATTTGCGGTTTCGTTATTTCCCTTAGTAACCCGACGATTTTATTCGCATTGCTCGTTGTTCCGCCCCATTGCTAAAACATGGACTTCAGTATCTGTCGTTAAGTCATGCTAAATGTCGTATACatgtttgtttcatttgtgtgtgaCCTGTGTTTGTGGTCTGCAGTGATTTAAGTCATGTCCGATTTTCAAGATGGCGACTGGAAATGTTGAAACATTGGTACACAATTCCTTTACTTGATCGGCTTTACTTCTCTGCCTGAACGAGTGGCATTACCGAAGAAATGTGTTTTGTGGTTCATGAACATCATAGCATTATGCGCCGAGGTGTTCGGTTTTGTTGGTATCAGTTTTAAATTGTTTGACACCTAATAATGCATCGATTCACGCAGGGGAGTGCAGAGTAATTGGGACTCGGGTAGTCGCTGGTTTCGAACattatttttgatttttgcGTCGTTTCTGGTCGTAGTGGTTTGTGTAACACAAATAaagtggatttttttttctattttcctGCGAAACTGTTAAACAAATTGCAAATCAGAACTGAAGTAAACCGAGAGACGAGGGGTCAAACTATTTATATCAGGCCAAACAAAATGGCGTTTGTTTTTCGCGTGCAAGTAGTTGATATAGCTACGTAGATCATTCTTGTCTGGCTACAGACATGGCTTGAAAGAGTTTGTTCATACCTGTATTAAAGAGCACGCTCcctcactctgtaaaaacagtCTTAAGTCTTGATCTCACACCGACAAATAAGGTCATAACGAAACCAAAGAATCAGTCATGCACTGATAATTATGATGTTTGCACTTGAAGCATCATACCACTCTCCCTACTCCCAACCCCCCACCCCTGCATTcctaaaattaaaataaacaacgaacaaaaaactaaaaaaaacccgTGTGTTgttatcttcatcatcatcatcatcatcatcatcatcatcatcatcatcatcatcatcatcatcatcatcatcatcaccatcaccatcatcatcaccatcaccataaccatcaccatcatcatcatcatcatcaacatcaccatcaccatcatcatcatcatcatcatcatcatcatcatcatcatcatcatcatcatcatcatcatcatcatcgtcgtcgtcctcatcgtcatcgtcattatcaccttcttctttttttgtctgtctaaCTACTCTTTACGTTTCTGAGTGTAAATGTTATTAACATGGATCTTTATTCATTGTCTTTGACTACAGTTTTGACCCATTTTGCTCGTCAGttttctttataaaaaaaaagagggggggggggaattattTAAGTGCTTTTGCCACTAtgctagtacatgtactacTGTTTCAATTGTGGCACTCTTGGCTTTCCTAgattttctgtttctcctttccTCCTCTTTGAAGTGACGTGGATTGTTTTTCTCGAGCCTAGAAAGAGGCTCAGAGAGATACGGAGGGCTCAGAAACTGGTGTCACAATGTGAGAATAAAATCAAAGTACGCTGTTTATTGTGCAGCTCACGACGTGTCTgtccaaataaaataaccggtTCCGAAAgggaaggaaagaaaaaatccAGACAAATTGATTCGTCTGCAACTTGGTCCAGTCTGGATCGCCTCCCTTCCTTCGCATATCGTGAATCGCACGTTAGTTGCCGTTTAGCGAAAGTTTGCCGTGCTTGGCGCCGCAGCGACACTGTTGTTGCGATGTCTGAGCGCTGATTTAGGGGTCTTTCGCCTCGTTTGTAGAGGAATTACATGATAAAATCGGAAAGGGAATAATGTATACTGTGCCCCAACTTTTTTCATCCAATGAGAAAGGTCTACAACGCCCCCTTGTCAATTTCTGCTCTCGACTGACAAGTACAGCTGGGGGAAAACAACATTACGTCATGCTATAATTTTATTCTTTTGACCTTTTCTGCTGCCGTTCGTGACAGAAATCTAAACCGAGTCATTATCGATGCCATTTCAGTCTTTCCTATGCCGTAGGGCGAACCGACGTGGCGTTTTGTTTTTCAACGTCTAGAAACTAGCTCTTCTACGGGCGGGCAAGATATGTCATATTAGCATAAAATAGTACCATTGGAAATGTACTGTAGGCACCGTTACAGCtgggggtgtgagtgtgtgtgtgcgtggatgtgtttACCTCTGTGGCGCTTTGGCCAAGGCAGGGTTGGAGAGTAGACTGACTAGATGACAACGTCGGTGGGAAAGAAGTAATGCGCGCAAGCAAGGCGTGCATAGCTGCGAGCCAGCCAGTCCCGAGGAGCGAAGAGAGACAAGAGCCAAGCACTGGGCGCGCGCTCCGTCCGGCGCAACCACTCACAGAGTCACACACggggagagaagggggagaggaAAAGCAgtgagaaaaagaagagagagaaagagactgggAGACAGAAAGGAGGGAAGGAAGGTGTCGGAAGGTAAAACAAAACACGGAGGGGTCTTGCACGGAGCCAACGACGGACTGTCGCAAGTCCAGACGGGACTATTTTTTGTGTTGACTTGGCAGAAAAAAAGTGGCGACGACTTAAAAGAGCAATCTCCTTTCTCCCAAGACCAATAAAGTGAGGACGATTGCATGGCTCTTGAAAGAAAACAGCGAGAACTTCGTCGCGTCGTTTGTCCTGCAAAAACCCAAAGAACATAGCGTGGCGCGTTTGACAGACACTCACTCATGAAAGTGCGACTCATCGGCACACCTCTGTCCTGGACAGATAATCAAGGCAACTTTGCGACCGTGCTAGCAACATCCGACAGAACAGCGGTCGACAACAGTGAGTTGCTGTGTCCAGTTCCATACAGACTTGACCTCGATGAAGACCGTAGCGCGCGCGTCCACCTCTGCGCTTGACCACAGATACTTCGCCCAGGCACCGCCCCCGTGACCAGCGTCAAGTCTCCAGTCGCTGACCGCCCAGTCTCAGACCTCACGCTCATGTCGTCAAGATTCTCACTTCCGTCATCTGCCGTGTCGCTTGTGCTGCCCAGAGTACTCCGTGTGGTGTCGTTGTATCCTGCAGTAGTGTCTGTAGGTGTCCTGACGACAACCTCTGTGTTTTTTGTGTCCCCGCGTTCGGCTAGTGCCGTGCTTGTTCGGTGTCTTGGGGCTCGTGCGTAGCGTGGAGTCCGGTGGTAGTGTCACAGTCAGAGTCTTTTAAATCCACTGAACCTGCGTTCAGAGTCCCCAGTGTCTGTGTCGTAAGGTCCTGGAACTGTATCCCTGCTACGGTAGCTGGGGACTGTACCTTCTGGCGTACAAAAACTATTTACAAGTGTCCTCGCGGATTTCTGTGACACACTTGTTAGCATTGCGTTGTCCAAAACGTGTCTGTATGTCCATTGGCCTGGTATGTTCCTGTTTCCGTGAGCTATGTCTTCATCTTCCCAGCCTGCTGTGTCCTCGGAGTCCCATCTTCTGACCGCTTCATATCATGTTGCAGTCGGCAGCGTCACTTTCAGTTGACCGCTTGACAAGTTGATCACTTCCGTACTGGCTTCCACGGCGGACACCTCGCTTCTTGATATGCCGGGGAATGAGGGTTTCCCGAGACACACCGCCAGCCAGTGCATTGCCTTCTGGGTGTTGGCAAACATTTGTTCTCTTCTGCACAACTGTGTTCCGATTTGACGTGTGATTATTTTGTGCTACACGATTCTCTTTTCTTCCTATTTCTCTTCGAAATAATATGgcttttttgttgtgtgtgtgactgaaatTGAGATTGCACGTCCTCAGTGGACAGTTAGTGGCATGTTTTTGTGACAAGCTTCGAAGAAACAACATTCATTGTGCAAATGAAAGAAATTGCGAGTTGATCAGTCGTTGAGATACATTGAAACATTCGTACTGATCCGTGCTACGTCAACCCGGCCACAGTCATTGTGAGTGTCACTCAACTGTCTGCTCTTTTCTACAACATTCCCTCCACACTGCAGCTTTCAGTCCCCCACAACACCTCAACAAATGAAAATACACATTTGTTTCAGTTCCTTGTGCATGTATTGACTTCAAGTCAGTGGTGTGTTGAAGGAGAACGTTGAGAAACAAGTCATCATATCTGGAACTCCCTCGCTGAACAAAACGCAACATGCAACAAATGTGTTTAATTGAGAATGTCAAAAGCACGTTGTTGAAACTCCTTAGTTTACCTTAAAACAAATTTGTTCAATTAAGAATTTGAAAAACACGCTGTTAAAACTCCTGTGTTTACGTGTAAGCGTGGAACTATATCAGATTTGAACTTGTCTACATCATACATTTAGAACAGCGTTTGAGAACAAGAAAAGGTGCATGCAAAATTCCATGTAATTTGTATGTGGACATACCTGTAACATTTCAGTATTCAAGGACAAGCTGTTTACTTGGCTCTGAGAAATGTATTTCTCTTGGTAGTTGTGCGATAATTTCCGAAGTGCCACTTGAAGTTTATTCAACTGCAGTGTGAATGTGTTCACAGTAATCTGATTCGCACACTGTAAAATAAAGATCAAATTCTTCTACCTCTCAGTTATAACTGACCTTGATCTGGGTTTACAAGCAAGACCCACACAATGCCAAGAAAGGGACTTTTATGTTTTTGAAAACCTTTACACCGAGTGCTAAAAGTACACTGTACAGCAGACTTTTCCCGAGAAGCAGGATCTGCGCGTTGCAGAAAAGCGAAGACACCGAACTACCTTCATTTTGTCACCAAATCCATGGTCATTTTTGTTCATAAAAGCGAAAGGGAAAAATCACGAAAGACACCAAACAAAACTCTCCTCTCTGTTCCGTAATAACTCGAAGCGAAAGCGCTTTATTTCAAAGGGACTCAGTTGAAGAAACGTTTGCCCTTGTCGACCCTTGTTCATAAAAGCGAAACGGATAAGTCACGAAAGACACCGCAAACAGAACTCTCATCTCTGATCCGTTATAACTCGCAGAAAGCGCGTTACTTCCAAGTGACTTGAAGAAAGTTTGACCCTTGTCGACCCCTCCACGCACTTCCAATGAGAATGGAAATGAACATGCAGGTGGCCACGGCTGCCGCCCAGCCCGCCCCTCTGCTGGACTCGCCGGACGACTTCCTGCACGAGCTGTCGTGTATGAGCGACACGGCGCTCCTCAAGGCCACAGTGGAGTCGCTCAACACGGGGCGCCTCACTCCGCTCATCAAGGAGGAACTCCGCTGCCGCATCCAGTCCCGCAGGCTGTCCGAGGGCAAGGACGAGCTCATGGTGCAGTTCGATTCCCCCACCATATCTGAGGTCAGTTTGTGATGCTATCGGTTCAGTTTGAGTCCCCCACCATATCTGATGTCAGTGAGTCCCCCACCATATCTGAGGTTAGTCTCTGTGCAGTCTGAGTCCCCCACCATATCTGAGGTCAGTCTCTGTGCAGTCTGAGTCCCCCACCATATCTGAGGTCAGTCTCTGTGCAGTCTGAGTCCCCCACCATATCTGAGGTCAGTCTCTGTGCAGTCTGAGTCCCCCACCATATCTGAGGTCAGTCTCAGTGCAGTCTGAGTCCTTCAACATATCTGAGGTCAGTCTATGTGCAGTCAAAGTCCCCCACCATAGCTGAGGTCAATCTCTGTGCAGTCTGAGTCCTCCACCATATCTGAGGTCAGTTTTTGCTGCTCTCTGTGCGTCGCGGTCGTCATGATTGTCAGCTTTAGTTATCTAAGTCAGTCTGTACTTGTACGAGATCTGAGGTTTTAGTAGAACTTGATCTGTGGAGGTGTCTGCATGCATGTGCGGTGTGCTCGTCATAATTGTTCAGTTTAAGTTATCAGCACGAAGACTCAACCAGACCCAGGGTTATATCACAATATGTGGTGTTGTCTCTGTAAAATTGTCATCTTAATTGTCAGCTGGTTTacggttgttgtttttacctGATTTAATGTCGGTCTCTACCAGGTCCgaggtttaaacaagattttattccgaAAACAGAGGGTGGCATGTATAGTACGAAAAAAACCCccatttgtgaccacacaaaAAACTAAGCTTATACTAATTGTGgttatacatatgtacatctagaaagGTATTGTTTTTCATGTTCTGTCAAGGTCAGAGGTTATAGTAGAATCTGTGGTGGTGTCTGTGCAGCTTGGTCGTCATGATTGTCGGAATAAGTTATCTATCAGATCTAAAATCAGTCTCTTCTGCTCAGTGTGTGGCAAGGTGACGGACCTTGCGTGTTAGTTTAAAATATatatgagacaatgacaaaaggtgacgttttcatgtcagtatgtcccaaatgacatcaccagtacatttttcattctatctaatctgttttcgttctattttttcaaataacatgcgttaacaattgattgccaactggaatggaagagcacaaaaagtgtaacttgatatgtagtttctctagagggaaaaacatcttccactttcatgtcagtgtgtcccatgcaacatacatttgccaaacagctatgtgtaagtagattatttgttagtggtatagaaaatactgatcaacaatcaaagtcagttttcacattcattttctacctatttcttatttgtttattcttttggcaatggtgaaatgtcagcaatcgtgtgtcattcgggacagtagacatgacacctgaccttttgtcactgtctcatatatatatatctatcatTGCGAAGTTTGGGTAGAATCTTTGGTGGCAACTGTGCAGCATATTTATCATGATTGTGAAATGTATAGATTGGGATACAAATTCGTTGTTGTATCTGTACAGCATTGTTATCTGTGTGCTCAGATAATTGTCATTCCGATCAGTGTGTGGACTTGGATGGTGTCCGTTCTGCCTGATGACCCCGAGTGTTAGACTGAGTGTACAGCGATATCATGGGTTGATCGGGCGTGATGTGTGTATAGCATGAATGTTTTGAGTGTTAGTTTGGTTATCAGCTATAATATATCATGTTATAAATGCTTGACTTACTTTGTTCGCCGATGAATAACGATAATGCACTGCATGCTTAAAGATGGCTGCTTTATGCATCTCCGCCGCCGTCGCAGATATTGTTCATATTGACTGATTGACGAATATGATGGGTAATATTTACGAACATAAGTCGATGGTTTGTTTCGATGTTTTGATTACTCTTTTTCTGCCTCAGTGAGAGGTTAACTCAATACTCAGAAATGTATTCCTTTAATGTgtccagggctccccacgggaGCCtgtcctatatatatatatatatagagggTCCCGGGAAACCAGGTGTAAAAACAGTACCTTGATTCGGAAATAGGTTTCGGCCCCATGTTGTGGAATCTCCTTTATACACATATCCATTAAACAACCCAAAAACGTTATAAATCTGTGTTCAGTTTAATTTTCAAAATACGTTTGCGTCTACTGAAAAGGCAAcagagtaaaattttatagataGGGTTCTTAACTAACTGCATACACTACCGGTTTATTCCTCGTAAAATGGGAACACCTAATACAGTACCAGTTGGTCTCgtaaaataagcatttgcttgagtgcgtgtcctaggtgtatatttacacccccggtataggggtgtgtataggtttcggtccatgtgtttgtttgtttgtttgtgttcgcatatagatctcaagaatgaacgggccgatcgtcaccaaacttggtgaacaggttctatacattcctgagacggtccttacaaaaattgggaccagtcaaacacacggttagggagttattggtggattaagattttacaaggacttatagagggacatattaatggtcaaagggaaataaccttctcagttggtggcagtcagaatggtaaggacgggggtgtttttcctacctcggaggaattttttcaattgtttcatgtgatGAATTTTGAATAACCTTTTGTTTAAAGCAATACAGTACCAGTATATCGGTCGGTGT
This Littorina saxatilis isolate snail1 linkage group LG17, US_GU_Lsax_2.0, whole genome shotgun sequence DNA region includes the following protein-coding sequences:
- the LOC138953753 gene encoding uncharacterized protein, with the protein product MRMEMNMQVATAAAQPAPLLDSPDDFLHELSCMSDTALLKATVESLNTGRLTPLIKEELRCRIQSRRLSEGKDELMVQFDSPTISEVSL